From Erigeron canadensis isolate Cc75 chromosome 8, C_canadensis_v1, whole genome shotgun sequence, one genomic window encodes:
- the LOC122610367 gene encoding uncharacterized protein LOC122610367: MTRFTKESLNIPKLDMLTAIQALQRGLHKGSKFQEDLIMTPCRNLDEAKARATRFIRLKENELTTSKVDALSYDRPNRKAETPVFKPRHKPYSRHVNDQVNVVEEDDRVEYPTLASYYFSVGTPGIIMTLRDLGDKVRWPRKKNDGYFKKKDPSQWCAYHEDFGHITEDCKMLRREISTLLAKGYLTELLGRKKAKDVEVLDFSKPKSTQKADSPPANAKVINTISGGSEVCGTTYSAAKRLAKQSR, from the coding sequence ATGACTAGATTTACAAAAGAATCTCTTAATATTCCTAAATTAGATATGTTGACCGCTATTCAAGCTTTGCAGAGAGGTCTCCATAAAGGATCTAAATTCCAGGAAGATCTCATAATGACGCCATGCAGAAATTTAGATGAAGCAAAAGCAAGGGCAACAAGATTTATAAGGCTCAAAGAAAATGAACTTACAACTTCGAAAGTAGATGCCTTATCATATGATCGTCCAAATCGGAAGGCAGAAACCCCAGTGTTTAAACCGAGACACAAACCTTACTCAAGACATGTAAATGATCAAGTcaatgttgttgaagaagatgacagGGTCGAATATCCAACTTTGGCATCATACTATTTCTCTGTAGGAACTCCTGGCATTATAATGACGCTTAGAGATCTTGGAGACAAGGTGAGATGGCCTCGGAAGAAAAATGACGGATACTTCAAGAAAAAAGATCCTAGCCAGTGGTGTGCTTATCATGAAGACTTTGGCCATATCACCGAAGATTGCAAGATGTTAAGAAGAGAAATATCCACTTTATTAGCAAAAGGATATTTGACAGAACTCCTTGGAAGGAAGAAGGCCAAAGATGTTGAAGTCTTGGACTTTTCCAAAccaaaatcaacacaaaaagCAGATTCCCCACCAGCGAATGCAAAAGTAATTAATACCATCTCTGGGGGATCGGAAGTGTGTGGGACAACATATTCAGCAGCAAAAAGACTTGCAAAGCAAAGCAGATAA